In a single window of the Procambarus clarkii isolate CNS0578487 chromosome 51, FALCON_Pclarkii_2.0, whole genome shotgun sequence genome:
- the LOC138351928 gene encoding rhoptry surface protein CERLI2-like gives MTEHLEATNYLTEHLETSNYLTEHQDTTNYMTEHLETTNYVTEHLATTNYLTEHLYTTNYLTEHLEKTSNYLQEHLETTNYLTDHLKTTNYLPEHLETTNYLTEHLETTNYLTEHLENPNYLTDHMETTNYLTEQLETTNYMTEHLETTNYLTEHLQHLESTKYPTEHLETTNNLTEHMEAINYLTKPL, from the exons atgacggagcatctggaggctaccaactacctgacggagcatctagagacttccaattacctgacggagcatcaggATACTActaactacatgacggagcatttggagactaccaactatgtgACGGAGCATCTAGcgactaccaactaccttacggagcatctgtacactaccaactacctgacggagcacctggaga agactTCGAACTACCtgcaggagcatctggagactaccaactaccttacggaccatctgaagactaccaactacctgccggagcatctggagactacgaactacctgacggagcatctggagacaactaaCTACCTGACCGAACATCTGGAGAatcccaactacctgacggatcatatggagactaccaactacctgacggagcagctggagactaccaactacatgacggagcatctggagactaccaactacctgacggagcatctgcag CATCTAGAGAGTACCAAATACCCgacggagcatctagagactaccaacAACCTGACGGAGCATATGGAGGCTATCAACTATCTGACGAAGCCTCTGTAG